In a genomic window of Gloeocapsopsis dulcis:
- a CDS encoding DEAD/DEAH box helicase, translating into MNLQLFSELNLKEIFPFELDEFQLAAIRALNAERSVVVCAPTGSGKTLIGEYAIYRALSRGKRVFYTTPLKALSNQKLRDFRDRFGADMVGLLTGDASINRDAPILVMTTEIFRNMLYGTPIGEVGTSLVDVEAVVLDECHYMNDRQRGTVWEESIIYCPSEVQLVALSATIANSQQLTDWINQVHGPTELIYSEFRPVPLEFYFCNPKGLFPLLDNNKSKINPRLKPKPGSSNAHTKGGRRNGGARLEAPSLEFTISRLAAKDMLPAIYFIFSRRGCDQAVANIQNLSLVNSAEAAQLQQQIDEFLARNPEAGRAGQIEPLYRGIAAHHAGILPTWKGLVEELFQQGLIKVVFATETLAAGINMPARTTVISTLSKRTDRGHRLLNPSEFLQMAGRAGRRGMDKIGHVVTLQTPFEGAKEAAYLATAQPDPLVSQFTPSYGMVLNLLQTHTLEEAKELVERSFGQYLATLYLQPHYESLAYLQAQVAQIEAQLQSIDREQLAKYEKLRQRIKVERQLLKTLYEQAQEARTEQLGLTLNFAVSGTLLSLRGKHVPTATPIPAVLVAKTPGSGQAPYLICLGQDNRWYVVTTSDVVDLYAELPRLEIASDLLPPVEMPLKPGQSRRGNQETAASARQIPDTTELNIAPEVLAQQAKVAALEAQLQAHPLHKSDSPATILKRRNKSLQLQAEIAERQEELNQLSQHHWEEFLNLIEILQRFGCLNELVPTHLGQVAAAIRGDNELWLGLALVSGEFDQLDPHHLAAAVAALVTENTRPDSWVRYALSPEVEEALAGLRSTRRQLFQLQRRYNVAFPIWLEYDLVALVEQWALGVEWLELCANTSLDEGDVVRLLRRTLDLLSQIPHIPYLSEALRRNAYRAMQLLDRFPVNEIVE; encoded by the coding sequence GTGAATTTGCAACTGTTTTCCGAACTAAATCTAAAAGAGATATTTCCGTTTGAACTTGATGAATTTCAGTTGGCGGCAATTCGAGCATTGAATGCCGAGCGCTCGGTTGTGGTGTGTGCGCCGACAGGTTCGGGGAAAACATTAATTGGGGAATATGCGATTTATCGGGCGTTAAGCCGAGGCAAACGAGTTTTTTATACGACTCCTCTCAAGGCACTTTCTAATCAAAAGCTACGTGACTTTCGCGATCGCTTTGGTGCTGACATGGTAGGGCTACTAACAGGAGATGCCTCAATCAACCGCGACGCGCCGATTTTAGTGATGACGACCGAAATTTTCCGTAATATGCTTTACGGAACCCCCATCGGAGAAGTGGGAACTTCTTTGGTCGATGTTGAAGCCGTTGTGCTAGATGAGTGTCACTACATGAACGATCGCCAGCGGGGTACTGTTTGGGAAGAATCAATTATCTACTGCCCTTCAGAAGTTCAGTTAGTCGCACTTTCGGCAACAATTGCTAATAGTCAACAACTGACAGATTGGATCAACCAAGTCCACGGTCCTACCGAACTGATTTACTCAGAATTTCGCCCAGTTCCTTTAGAATTTTACTTTTGCAATCCTAAAGGATTATTTCCACTGCTTGACAACAACAAATCTAAAATCAACCCACGTTTAAAGCCTAAGCCAGGAAGTAGCAATGCTCATACAAAAGGTGGACGCAGAAATGGTGGAGCGCGACTCGAAGCCCCTAGTTTAGAATTTACCATTTCGCGACTAGCAGCGAAGGATATGCTACCGGCAATTTACTTTATCTTCAGCCGTCGGGGATGTGACCAAGCTGTCGCAAATATACAAAATTTATCGCTTGTCAACTCAGCAGAAGCCGCACAACTACAGCAACAAATTGATGAATTTTTAGCACGGAACCCCGAAGCCGGACGCGCTGGACAAATTGAACCACTTTATCGTGGGATTGCGGCACATCATGCGGGGATACTGCCAACTTGGAAAGGGCTAGTCGAAGAACTGTTTCAACAGGGACTGATCAAAGTTGTTTTTGCAACCGAAACGCTAGCAGCAGGAATTAATATGCCTGCGCGCACAACTGTTATTTCTACGCTCTCTAAACGCACAGATCGCGGACACCGACTGCTTAATCCTTCCGAATTTTTGCAAATGGCAGGGCGTGCTGGACGTCGCGGTATGGATAAGATTGGTCATGTCGTTACACTACAAACGCCGTTTGAAGGCGCGAAAGAAGCTGCCTATCTTGCTACAGCTCAGCCCGATCCACTCGTGAGCCAGTTTACACCAAGCTACGGTATGGTGTTGAACTTGCTGCAAACTCATACTTTAGAAGAAGCAAAAGAACTTGTCGAACGCAGCTTTGGGCAGTATTTAGCAACGCTATATTTGCAACCCCACTACGAATCTTTGGCGTATTTACAAGCGCAAGTTGCCCAAATTGAGGCACAATTGCAGTCTATAGACAGGGAACAGCTTGCCAAGTATGAGAAACTACGGCAACGCATTAAAGTAGAACGTCAACTGTTAAAAACACTCTACGAGCAAGCCCAAGAAGCCCGAACAGAACAATTAGGTTTGACTTTGAACTTTGCAGTGTCAGGAACATTATTGAGTCTTCGAGGAAAACACGTACCAACTGCAACACCAATTCCGGCTGTTTTAGTTGCTAAAACACCAGGTTCGGGGCAAGCACCATATTTAATTTGTTTGGGACAAGATAACCGTTGGTATGTTGTGACGACTAGCGATGTCGTGGATTTATATGCAGAGTTACCGCGATTGGAAATCGCTAGCGATCTGTTACCACCAGTCGAAATGCCATTAAAGCCAGGTCAATCACGTCGTGGGAATCAAGAAACTGCGGCGAGCGCGCGGCAAATTCCTGATACAACAGAACTGAATATTGCCCCCGAAGTTTTGGCACAGCAGGCAAAAGTTGCGGCTTTAGAAGCTCAATTACAAGCCCATCCTCTGCACAAATCTGATAGCCCAGCAACGATTCTCAAGCGTCGTAACAAGAGTCTACAGCTGCAAGCAGAAATTGCCGAGCGGCAAGAGGAGTTAAATCAATTATCTCAGCATCACTGGGAAGAATTCTTAAATTTAATCGAAATTTTGCAGCGGTTTGGTTGCTTAAATGAGTTAGTGCCGACACATTTAGGACAAGTTGCAGCTGCAATTCGCGGTGATAATGAATTATGGTTAGGGCTTGCCTTGGTGAGTGGTGAATTCGATCAACTCGATCCGCACCACCTCGCAGCAGCAGTTGCGGCACTTGTCACCGAAAATACTCGCCCAGATAGTTGGGTACGCTATGCTTTATCTCCCGAAGTCGAAGAAGCACTTGCCGGATTACGTTCTACCCGTCGTCAGTTGTTTCAATTGCAACGCCGTTACAATGTGGCGTTTCCAATTTGGTTGGAATACGATTTGGTGGCATTAGTTGAACAGTGGGCATTGGGAGTAGAGTGGTTAGAACTTTGTGCCAATACGAGTTTGGATGAAGGCGATGTTGTGCGGCTATTGCGCCGGACACTCGATTTACTTTCGCAGATACCTCATATTCCTTATTTATCAGAAGCTTTACGCCGTAATGCGTATCGGGCAATGCAATTACTAGACCGCTTTCCAGTTAATGAAATTGTGGAGTAG